From a region of the Cytobacillus sp. IB215665 genome:
- a CDS encoding SCP2 sterol-binding domain-containing protein, with the protein MFIVTECMELNILLNEFNNRFVQNSHLNLLLPNHAIIVNFECNKEKVQVVLTARGMELSKWQQSHADVSLGAEPQQYYELLSGKEKLQKLISRQSIICQGKFRYILLLESLFALNIKGEGEEKNA; encoded by the coding sequence ATGTTTATCGTAACTGAATGTATGGAACTTAATATACTTCTTAACGAGTTTAATAATAGGTTCGTTCAAAATTCACACTTAAACCTACTCCTACCTAACCATGCAATCATTGTTAATTTTGAATGTAATAAAGAGAAAGTCCAAGTTGTGTTAACAGCACGGGGAATGGAGTTGAGCAAATGGCAACAAAGTCATGCAGACGTTTCATTAGGTGCTGAACCCCAGCAGTATTACGAATTGTTATCTGGTAAAGAAAAGTTGCAAAAATTGATAAGTCGACAAAGTATTATTTGCCAAGGGAAATTCAGATACATTCTTTTACTAGAATCTTTATTTGCATTAAATATTAAAGGAGAAGGGGAAGAAAAAAATGCATAA
- a CDS encoding thioredoxin family protein, with protein MQQWTDQINKVLQASGLKGVYFYTPLCGTCQLAERMLGVVKEIVPLIEFGKVDVNYVPDLAERYEIQSVPCLLIFKNNMVIKRIYAFQSVDVLYKHLKDLD; from the coding sequence ATGCAGCAATGGACAGACCAAATAAATAAGGTTTTACAAGCTTCAGGTTTAAAAGGAGTTTATTTCTATACGCCACTTTGTGGAACATGTCAACTAGCAGAACGAATGCTTGGTGTAGTAAAAGAAATTGTACCTTTAATAGAGTTTGGTAAAGTGGACGTAAACTATGTTCCTGACCTGGCAGAACGGTACGAAATTCAAAGTGTACCGTGCTTGCTCATATTTAAAAATAATATGGTCATTAAGCGTATCTATGCTTTTCAATCCGTAGACGTATTATATAAGCACTTAAAGGACCTAGATTAA